In Caloramator mitchellensis, one DNA window encodes the following:
- the pulA gene encoding type I pullulanase yields the protein MKAAFESFYKINVYCEEANRVDWSNIRILQENEFIDISIINKKKDYCELVLAEPVYIKKKTYLFAENSKFEISYSNLFKSQEFNEKYFYDGFLGARIIDGKTEFKVWSPVATSINVLLYKNGDPLIEETPIIIPLQSKRGVFSALVEENYIGYYYTYQVEAYGKIEEVVDPYAKAVGVNGLRGCIIDLESTNPIGWDLDKPIELKNYTDAVIYEISIRDISSNDNSGVQNKGKFIGLLEESKTAKGVKTGLEHIKELGVTHVQILPMYDFHYQSVDERDQFRKYNWGYDPQNYNAVEGSYSTNPYDAALRIKELKEMIKKFHQNNIGVIMDVVYNHVYEYKRSNFEKLVPGYYFRHDRFGNVSNGSGCGNDVASENKMTRRFIIDSVTYWAKEYHLDGFRFDLLGLLDIDTVNSIYEELKKINPNIIVYGEGWDLNTYLENDKKATQYNAYKTPKIGYFNDVIRDAVRGHTFEADKKGFAGGGEGKELEIKRSVVGLINYNESLKGPFIFPSQSINYVSCHDNHTLWDKINITNKEDSVEERIRVHKLSHAIVLTSQGASFLHLGCDFCRTKHGHENSYNLPDSINSIDWDRKYEFRDVFEYIKGLVKLRKEHPAFRMSSASEVVKHIIFLDSPEKCVAFMIHDHANNDIWKDILVIYNSNKSTVEIKIPNGVYNVVADGRLSGVETLYRIYGDKVKVAPISCIVAYR from the coding sequence ATGAAGGCAGCCTTTGAGAGTTTTTATAAAATTAATGTTTATTGTGAAGAAGCCAATAGAGTCGATTGGTCGAATATTAGAATCTTACAGGAAAATGAATTTATAGATATCAGCATTATAAACAAGAAAAAGGATTATTGTGAATTGGTTTTAGCAGAACCTGTGTATATTAAAAAGAAAACATATCTTTTTGCAGAAAACAGTAAATTTGAAATTTCATACTCTAATTTATTTAAGAGCCAAGAATTTAATGAAAAATACTTCTATGATGGATTTTTAGGTGCGAGAATTATAGATGGGAAAACTGAATTTAAAGTCTGGTCTCCAGTTGCGACATCAATAAACGTTCTTTTGTATAAAAATGGAGACCCACTTATTGAAGAAACACCTATTATTATTCCACTACAAAGTAAAAGGGGAGTGTTTTCAGCATTAGTAGAAGAAAACTATATTGGATATTACTATACTTATCAGGTTGAAGCATACGGAAAGATTGAAGAGGTTGTTGACCCATATGCAAAGGCGGTAGGAGTTAATGGATTAAGAGGATGTATTATTGACCTTGAATCAACTAACCCTATTGGATGGGATTTGGATAAACCAATAGAATTAAAAAATTATACAGATGCTGTAATTTATGAAATTAGCATTAGGGACATATCATCAAATGATAACAGCGGCGTTCAAAACAAGGGGAAATTTATTGGACTTTTGGAGGAGTCAAAAACAGCAAAGGGAGTCAAAACAGGACTTGAACACATCAAAGAGCTTGGTGTTACACATGTTCAGATACTTCCAATGTATGATTTTCACTATCAGAGTGTAGATGAAAGGGACCAGTTTAGAAAATACAATTGGGGATATGACCCTCAAAATTATAATGCCGTAGAAGGAAGTTATTCAACAAATCCATATGATGCAGCTTTGAGGATTAAAGAACTTAAAGAGATGATTAAAAAATTTCACCAAAATAATATAGGTGTTATAATGGATGTAGTATACAACCATGTATATGAATACAAAAGAAGCAATTTTGAAAAATTAGTTCCAGGCTACTATTTCAGACATGACAGATTTGGCAATGTGTCAAATGGAAGTGGTTGTGGAAATGATGTAGCGTCTGAAAACAAGATGACCAGAAGGTTTATCATCGATTCTGTAACCTACTGGGCAAAGGAATATCATCTTGATGGGTTCAGATTTGACCTTTTAGGACTTTTAGATATTGATACAGTTAACAGCATTTATGAAGAACTTAAAAAAATAAACCCCAATATAATAGTCTATGGAGAAGGTTGGGATTTAAATACTTACCTTGAAAATGATAAAAAGGCGACGCAATACAATGCATATAAGACTCCTAAAATAGGGTATTTTAATGATGTAATAAGAGATGCTGTCAGAGGACATACATTTGAAGCAGATAAAAAGGGGTTTGCAGGCGGAGGAGAAGGAAAAGAACTCGAGATAAAAAGGTCTGTTGTAGGTTTAATCAATTATAATGAAAGTTTAAAAGGACCTTTTATATTCCCATCACAGTCTATAAACTATGTATCCTGCCATGATAACCATACTCTGTGGGACAAAATAAATATAACAAACAAAGAAGATTCAGTGGAAGAAAGAATTAGAGTTCATAAATTATCACATGCTATTGTATTAACGAGTCAGGGAGCATCTTTTTTACATTTGGGATGTGATTTTTGCAGAACTAAGCATGGCCATGAGAACAGCTATAACCTTCCCGACAGCATTAATTCAATTGATTGGGATAGAAAGTATGAATTCAGAGATGTTTTTGAATATATTAAAGGGCTTGTGAAACTTAGGAAGGAGCATCCAGCTTTTAGAATGTCATCTGCTTCAGAAGTAGTTAAGCATATAATTTTTTTAGATTCGCCTGAAAAATGTGTTGCTTTTATGATACATGACCATGCTAATAATGATATTTGGAAGGATATACTGGTAATTTATAATTCAAACAAAAGCACAGTTGAAATAAAAATACCAAACGGTGTTTATAACGTTGTTGCTGATGGCAGATTATCAGGTGTAGAAACACTTTATAGAATTTACGGCGATAAGGTTAAGGTAGCACCAATAAGCTGTATTGTAGCATATAGATAA
- a CDS encoding TIGR01212 family radical SAM protein (This family includes YhcC from E. coli K-12, an uncharacterized radical SAM protein.), producing MKLWGDKRYNSLNNFLRQKFGEKVFKISLDAGFSCPNRDGTAGYGGCLFCSERGSGDFAGTKENLIEQFYEVKDMMNKKWKEGKYIAYFQAFTNTYAPVEVLREKYEAVLDIEGVVGIAIATRPDCLPEDVLNLLEEISKKTYLWVELGLQTIHEDTAKLINRGYPLKTYIDAVENLKKRNIDVVTHVILGLPGEDKERMLQTVNFVAHTGTKGIKLHLLHLMKGTRLVRLYEQGKLSFLSMDEYVDLIVDCVERLPEDMVVHRLTGDSPRNLIIEPLWSLKKWEVLNAIDRRFEERDTWQGKYLE from the coding sequence TTGAAGCTTTGGGGAGACAAAAGATATAATTCATTAAACAACTTTTTAAGGCAAAAATTTGGAGAAAAGGTGTTTAAAATATCGCTTGATGCGGGATTTAGCTGCCCTAATAGAGATGGAACTGCAGGATATGGAGGATGCCTATTTTGTAGCGAAAGAGGTTCAGGCGATTTTGCAGGAACAAAAGAAAATTTAATTGAACAGTTCTATGAAGTTAAGGATATGATGAATAAGAAATGGAAGGAAGGAAAATACATTGCATATTTTCAAGCCTTTACAAATACATATGCACCAGTAGAAGTGTTAAGAGAAAAATACGAGGCAGTTTTAGACATTGAAGGGGTCGTTGGGATTGCAATAGCTACAAGACCCGACTGCCTTCCTGAGGATGTATTGAACCTTTTAGAGGAAATAAGCAAAAAAACTTATCTTTGGGTGGAACTTGGACTTCAAACTATTCATGAGGATACTGCAAAACTTATTAATAGAGGTTATCCACTAAAAACCTATATAGATGCAGTTGAAAATTTAAAAAAGAGAAATATTGATGTTGTAACCCATGTAATACTAGGACTTCCAGGTGAAGATAAGGAAAGGATGCTGCAAACTGTTAATTTTGTTGCACATACTGGCACAAAGGGAATTAAGCTGCACCTATTGCACCTTATGAAGGGAACAAGACTTGTAAGACTATATGAACAAGGAAAATTAAGCTTTCTATCTATGGATGAATATGTCGATTTAATTGTAGATTGCGTAGAGAGACTACCAGAGGACATGGTAGTGCATAGATTAACTGGAGATAGCCCAAGAAACCTGATAATAGAACCTCTATGGAGTCTTAAAAAATGGGAAGTTCTGAATGCAATCGATAGAAGATTTGAAGAAAGAGACACCTGGCAGGGAAAATATTTGGAGTAA
- a CDS encoding PspA/IM30 family protein, giving the protein MGILQRMSNIFRAKANKVIDEIENPIEILDQKIRDMEQSLNNARISAAEILGNVHEIEKKINIAKQNAKEFDEKVKLALSKRNEELAKKALERKIEEEKNLKSLEASYADASKKAEMIKSKLKELEGEIERTRRYRDEAAARYNNAKATEKVNEIILDIKSKTNNISIDEIERKIQRKEAIAEGLEDLRNDSLDKEFESLEKIDLDLELKKYKENLG; this is encoded by the coding sequence ATGGGTATTTTACAAAGAATGTCAAACATTTTCAGGGCAAAGGCTAACAAGGTGATAGACGAAATCGAAAATCCAATTGAAATTTTGGACCAAAAGATAAGGGACATGGAGCAGAGCCTAAACAACGCAAGAATTTCTGCAGCAGAGATACTTGGAAATGTCCATGAAATCGAGAAAAAAATCAACATTGCTAAGCAAAACGCTAAGGAGTTTGATGAGAAGGTTAAACTTGCCCTCTCAAAGAGAAATGAAGAACTTGCAAAGAAGGCGCTTGAAAGAAAAATTGAAGAGGAGAAGAATCTAAAAAGTTTAGAAGCAAGCTATGCAGATGCGTCCAAAAAGGCAGAGATGATAAAGTCAAAGCTTAAAGAGCTTGAAGGGGAAATAGAAAGGACAAGAAGATATAGAGATGAGGCAGCAGCAAGATACAACAATGCAAAGGCTACCGAAAAGGTTAATGAGATAATACTAGATATAAAGTCAAAAACAAACAATATAAGCATAGATGAAATTGAAAGAAAGATACAAAGAAAAGAAGCTATAGCAGAAGGATTAGAGGATTTAAGAAACGATTCATTGGATAAGGAGTTTGAATCTTTAGAAAAGATTGACCTTGATTTGGAGCTTAAAAAATATAAAGAAAATTTAGGGTGA
- a CDS encoding DUF1836 domain-containing protein, translating into MKNLSDTLIKLSGEISKKAIIGIDELPPYDLFLSQVTDFLNNKLNEEYTSNIIQNYIKGEVISKPEDGKKRGYSKDHLIQLILLNYMRPILTTEEIKNVFNLAFNKINEKSDDLITWEFAYEIFTDLQRETLKNFVETSQETEKRLKKLIDNKNLSEKDGQRLLVFLTVISLIAQATAFKKLAHNLLEEFNNTL; encoded by the coding sequence ATGAAAAATTTATCAGATACGTTAATAAAGCTTTCTGGGGAAATTTCAAAAAAGGCTATTATAGGCATTGATGAGCTCCCACCTTATGACTTGTTTTTATCCCAGGTTACTGACTTTTTAAACAATAAGTTAAACGAAGAATATACCAGCAATATAATTCAAAATTATATAAAAGGTGAAGTTATATCTAAACCTGAGGATGGGAAAAAAAGAGGTTATTCTAAGGACCATTTAATTCAGTTAATTCTTCTTAATTACATGCGCCCTATTCTTACTACAGAAGAAATAAAGAACGTATTTAATCTTGCATTTAACAAAATCAACGAAAAATCAGACGACCTGATTACCTGGGAATTTGCATATGAGATTTTTACTGATTTGCAAAGGGAAACTTTGAAAAATTTTGTAGAAACAAGCCAGGAGACTGAAAAAAGATTGAAGAAACTTATAGATAACAAAAATTTAAGTGAAAAAGATGGTCAAAGGCTTCTTGTTTTCTTGACTGTTATTTCGCTTATCGCACAAGCAACAGCATTCAAAAAGCTTGCGCATAATTTATTAGAAGAATTTAATAATACTCTATAA
- a CDS encoding class I SAM-dependent methyltransferase — MHKFDPKHIEKLDNPTRRKYMPPFKTLEKFGLKLKGIGTFLDIGCGIGYFTIPAAKILSNGKAIGIDIQQEMLDHAKERAHDVENIEFKLSREYEIPINDCIVDYALLSNVLHEIEDKKRLIEEIKRVLKSNGKIFIIEWKKIDTNYGPPVEHRISDYYVIDLMKDLGLKLTEQIEVSPHHYGLIFAKNVVE, encoded by the coding sequence ATGCACAAATTTGACCCAAAACATATTGAAAAGCTTGATAATCCAACGAGGAGAAAATATATGCCCCCGTTTAAGACGCTTGAAAAATTTGGTCTTAAACTAAAAGGAATCGGCACATTTCTTGATATAGGCTGTGGAATTGGATATTTCACAATTCCCGCGGCAAAAATTCTTTCAAATGGAAAAGCAATAGGAATTGATATCCAGCAGGAAATGCTCGACCATGCTAAAGAAAGAGCACATGATGTTGAAAATATTGAGTTTAAATTAAGTAGAGAATACGAAATCCCAATTAATGATTGTATTGTTGATTATGCCCTTTTATCTAATGTTTTACACGAAATTGAAGATAAAAAAAGATTAATAGAAGAAATAAAAAGAGTGTTAAAGTCGAATGGTAAGATTTTTATAATAGAATGGAAGAAGATTGATACCAATTATGGTCCTCCTGTTGAGCATAGGATTTCCGATTATTATGTAATAGATTTAATGAAAGATTTAGGTTTAAAATTGACAGAACAAATTGAAGTTTCACCGCATCACTACGGATTAATATTTGCAAAAAATGTTGTCGAATGA
- a CDS encoding glycoside hydrolase family 31 protein — translation MLGKLGFYIVNENIIEIQFENGVGKIEFINENIVNFFSPLKYEKHFSRAVEDLKKSKVDFHVINEKNCIEIESSILRIKVYDEFKVDIYDNKGNIICEDYKYKRKPFIRRGNGKIAEGEGIKVEENFRKHKIEIVKKMLGDEYFYGFGEKTGHLNKKGYYYEMWNTDDPKPHVENYTALYKSIPFFITKRNNLSFGIFFDNTFKTYFDMGKENSEYYYFAADDGNLDYYFIYGPSIKEVVIGYTELTGKTPLPQLWTLGYHQSRWSYSPKDRVMEIAKLFREKDIPCDVIHLDIDYMDGFRVFTWDKSAFENHKKMIKDLKNMGFKVVTIIDPGVKKDRGYKIYDDGLKNGYFATDKDGIPYVNEVWPGEALYPDFTDEKVRMWWSENQRIMMEDGIAGIWNDMNEPASFKGPLPDDVQFKNDGRPTNHLEVHNVYGHLMSKATYEGIKKYTNKRPFVITRACFAGTQKYSTIWTGDNHSFWEHLRMAVPMLLNLGLSGMAFSGTDVGGFQFDATGELLSRWVQLGCFTPLFRNHSCMHTRDQEPWAFDKQTEDINRKYIKLRYKLLPYIYDLMYQAEFYGLPVMRPLILHYENDINTFELNDQFLFGENILVAPVLEQGKNVRAVYLPEGRWVDYWTKQIHEGGKYILKEAPLDICPIFIKEGSVIPNYEEQNFVGEKPNNILIIDVYPGSGEYYHYKDDGESFDYRDGKYNLYKISMQIEKILRIDISKEHDGYTDYEKIIFKFNNYDGKVLINSKEYSVKNSILEISMN, via the coding sequence ATGTTAGGGAAATTAGGTTTTTATATTGTAAATGAAAACATAATAGAAATACAATTTGAGAATGGAGTTGGGAAAATAGAATTTATAAACGAAAACATTGTTAATTTTTTCTCACCATTAAAATATGAAAAACATTTTTCGCGAGCAGTAGAAGATTTAAAAAAGTCAAAAGTAGACTTTCACGTTATTAACGAAAAGAACTGTATTGAAATTGAAAGCAGTATTTTAAGAATTAAAGTCTATGATGAATTTAAGGTTGATATATATGACAACAAAGGAAATATAATTTGTGAAGATTATAAATACAAAAGAAAGCCTTTTATAAGAAGAGGAAACGGGAAAATCGCGGAAGGTGAAGGGATTAAGGTAGAAGAAAATTTTAGAAAACACAAAATTGAAATAGTAAAGAAGATGCTGGGAGATGAATACTTCTATGGATTTGGAGAAAAAACCGGTCATTTGAATAAGAAGGGATATTACTATGAAATGTGGAATACAGACGACCCAAAACCCCATGTAGAAAATTATACAGCCCTTTACAAATCAATTCCATTCTTTATAACAAAAAGAAACAATTTATCCTTCGGAATATTTTTTGACAATACATTTAAAACATATTTTGACATGGGCAAGGAAAATAGTGAATATTATTATTTTGCAGCAGATGATGGTAACTTAGACTATTATTTTATATACGGACCATCAATAAAGGAAGTTGTAATAGGATATACGGAGCTTACTGGTAAAACTCCTCTTCCACAATTATGGACGCTTGGATATCACCAATCAAGATGGAGCTACTCGCCAAAAGATAGGGTAATGGAAATAGCAAAGCTTTTTAGGGAAAAAGATATCCCTTGCGATGTAATTCACCTTGATATAGATTACATGGACGGATTTAGAGTGTTTACGTGGGATAAGTCGGCTTTTGAAAATCATAAAAAAATGATTAAAGATTTAAAAAATATGGGATTTAAAGTGGTGACTATAATAGACCCAGGTGTTAAAAAAGACAGGGGATATAAAATATACGATGACGGGTTAAAAAATGGTTATTTTGCAACAGATAAGGATGGAATTCCTTATGTTAACGAAGTGTGGCCGGGAGAAGCGCTATATCCTGATTTTACAGATGAAAAGGTCAGAATGTGGTGGTCTGAAAATCAAAGAATAATGATGGAGGATGGCATTGCTGGAATATGGAATGATATGAATGAACCTGCATCCTTCAAAGGGCCATTGCCAGATGATGTTCAATTTAAGAACGACGGTAGACCAACAAACCACCTTGAAGTTCATAATGTATATGGACATTTGATGTCTAAGGCTACATATGAAGGAATCAAAAAATATACAAATAAAAGGCCATTTGTCATTACAAGGGCTTGTTTTGCAGGAACACAAAAATACTCTACTATTTGGACAGGTGATAATCACAGCTTCTGGGAGCATTTAAGAATGGCAGTTCCAATGCTTTTGAATTTAGGATTATCGGGTATGGCATTCTCAGGAACAGACGTTGGTGGTTTTCAGTTTGATGCAACTGGAGAACTTTTGTCAAGATGGGTTCAGCTTGGATGTTTTACACCGCTTTTTAGAAATCATTCATGTATGCATACAAGAGACCAAGAGCCTTGGGCATTTGATAAACAAACAGAAGATATAAATAGAAAATATATAAAATTAAGATATAAACTGCTTCCGTATATTTATGATTTAATGTATCAGGCAGAATTTTATGGTCTGCCAGTTATGAGACCATTAATATTGCATTATGAAAATGACATAAATACATTTGAATTAAACGACCAATTTTTGTTTGGTGAAAATATACTCGTTGCCCCCGTATTAGAGCAGGGTAAAAATGTGAGAGCTGTATATCTTCCAGAAGGAAGATGGGTGGATTATTGGACAAAGCAAATACATGAGGGTGGAAAGTATATTTTAAAAGAAGCGCCACTTGATATTTGTCCTATTTTTATCAAAGAGGGAAGTGTAATTCCAAATTATGAGGAGCAAAACTTTGTTGGTGAAAAGCCAAATAATATTTTGATTATTGACGTTTACCCTGGAAGTGGAGAGTATTATCATTATAAAGATGATGGAGAAAGCTTTGATTATAGAGATGGAAAATATAATTTATATAAAATAAGCATGCAAATAGAAAAAATATTAAGAATAGATATTTCAAAGGAACACGATGGATATACTGACTACGAAAAAATAATTTTTAAATTTAACAATTATGATGGAAAAGTATTAATCAATTCAAAAGAATATTCAGTTAAAAACTCTATATTAGAAATAAGCATGAACTAA
- a CDS encoding threonine/serine exporter family protein yields MKEFLLAFLGSFAGAVLFNIERYNLLWAGLCGGIAWTTYEILIHSSGRAVYATFISAIFVGLFSEFMARRAKTPAYIFSIPGMYPLVPGIMAFDTIYLLVFGKMEDGINKGIETAATAGAIAFGIMLSSTGYQLIERILYEIFKNKAKK; encoded by the coding sequence ATGAAGGAATTTTTACTTGCTTTTTTAGGCAGTTTTGCAGGAGCAGTTCTTTTTAATATAGAAAGGTATAACCTGCTTTGGGCAGGCTTATGCGGAGGAATTGCTTGGACAACCTATGAAATATTAATACATTCTTCTGGAAGAGCTGTCTATGCAACATTCATATCAGCTATTTTTGTTGGGCTTTTTAGTGAATTTATGGCAAGAAGAGCTAAAACTCCTGCATATATATTTTCAATCCCAGGAATGTATCCACTTGTCCCAGGAATTATGGCGTTTGACACAATATATCTATTAGTATTTGGAAAGATGGAGGATGGAATTAACAAAGGAATTGAAACTGCAGCAACAGCCGGAGCAATTGCATTCGGAATTATGCTTTCTTCAACGGGATATCAATTGATTGAGAGAATTTTGTATGAAATTTTTAAAAATAAAGCAAAAAAGTAA
- a CDS encoding threonine/serine ThrE exporter family protein: MNLKNVVEIATTIGEMLLSSGAEIYRVEESMSRIAKSYGYEFESFVMPTGFSATAKNIKGEVITCVKRIKNRTVDLHRIEYLNDLSRRIESDKPGYEEVLKEIEKINNIPYFKYWLRILSSGLVALSFTLLFNGNIIDAIIAFIITCAIYITKNSISKLGFFQFLEYFISGFLAAMLSLILKNFIYSIHVDKVIIGSIMILVPGIAMTNAIKDALYGDIISSFARFGEALFIAAAVGAGVGFALTLGIGWVIG, translated from the coding sequence GTGAATTTAAAAAACGTAGTAGAAATTGCAACAACTATTGGTGAAATGCTGCTGTCTTCTGGAGCTGAAATATACAGAGTAGAAGAATCGATGAGTCGAATTGCGAAATCATACGGCTATGAATTTGAAAGTTTTGTAATGCCAACTGGATTTTCAGCGACAGCAAAAAATATAAAAGGCGAGGTAATCACTTGTGTCAAAAGAATAAAGAACAGAACAGTTGACCTCCACAGGATTGAGTATTTAAACGATTTATCAAGAAGAATAGAATCAGATAAACCTGGATATGAAGAAGTTTTAAAAGAGATTGAAAAAATTAACAATATACCCTATTTCAAATATTGGTTGAGGATACTGAGTTCAGGATTGGTCGCATTATCGTTTACACTTCTGTTTAATGGTAATATAATCGATGCAATAATAGCCTTTATCATAACCTGCGCTATTTATATAACAAAAAACAGTATTTCAAAATTAGGATTCTTTCAATTTTTAGAGTATTTTATATCAGGTTTTTTGGCGGCAATGCTCTCGCTAATTTTAAAAAATTTTATTTACTCAATACATGTCGATAAGGTAATAATTGGCTCTATTATGATATTAGTTCCCGGGATTGCAATGACGAATGCAATAAAAGATGCACTTTATGGAGATATAATATCAAGCTTTGCAAGATTTGGAGAAGCATTATTTATAGCTGCGGCAGTAGGAGCTGGAGTAGGATTTGCATTAACATTGGGAATAGGATGGGTGATAGGATGA
- a CDS encoding permease yields the protein MQFFIQTFDWLNNQLLKMTWLSDIIKILINKIFGLSIENRLGASIHFFIYDTIKIFILLSVLIFMVSFIQSYFPPERTKKILGEIKGIKGNIFGALLGTITPFCSCSSIPLFIGFTSAGLPIGVTFSFLISSPLVDLASFLLLMSFFGAKIAFAYVIVGLVLAVIGGTLIDKLNLEKYVEGYVREIENVDVELPEMSYKDRIDFAKDQVKQIVGRVWIYILIGVSIGAAIHNWIPQSIIEKLVGSENPFAVILATIVGVPMYADIFGTLPIAEALLAKGVGIGTILAFMMAVTALSLPSMIMLSKVVKTKLLAIFAAIVTLGIILIGYLFNMISYLFI from the coding sequence ATGCAATTTTTCATACAAACATTTGATTGGCTAAATAATCAATTATTAAAAATGACTTGGTTATCAGATATTATTAAAATATTGATAAATAAGATATTTGGACTTTCAATAGAAAATAGACTGGGTGCTAGTATCCATTTTTTTATCTATGACACAATAAAGATATTTATACTTTTATCAGTCTTGATTTTTATGGTTTCATTTATTCAAAGCTATTTTCCACCTGAGAGAACAAAGAAAATATTAGGGGAAATAAAGGGTATAAAAGGCAATATATTTGGGGCTCTGCTTGGGACAATAACTCCATTTTGCAGCTGTTCAAGCATTCCACTTTTTATTGGATTTACATCTGCAGGGCTGCCTATAGGAGTTACATTTTCATTTTTGATATCTTCACCTTTAGTAGATTTAGCTTCTTTTTTGCTATTAATGTCATTTTTTGGAGCCAAAATTGCATTTGCATATGTTATAGTAGGACTTGTGCTTGCGGTTATCGGAGGAACTTTGATTGATAAATTAAATTTAGAAAAATATGTTGAAGGATATGTTAGAGAAATTGAAAATGTAGATGTTGAATTGCCCGAAATGTCTTACAAAGATAGAATTGACTTTGCTAAAGACCAGGTAAAACAAATTGTGGGTAGGGTTTGGATATATATACTTATTGGTGTTAGTATAGGTGCGGCTATTCACAACTGGATTCCGCAATCTATTATAGAAAAATTAGTTGGCTCAGAAAATCCATTTGCCGTTATACTTGCTACGATAGTTGGGGTTCCAATGTATGCTGATATATTTGGAACTTTACCAATTGCTGAGGCTCTTTTAGCAAAGGGAGTAGGAATAGGAACCATTCTTGCTTTTATGATGGCTGTTACAGCACTGTCACTGCCGTCGATGATTATGTTGAGCAAAGTAGTTAAAACAAAATTACTTGCTATTTTTGCTGCGATTGTAACTTTAGGCATTATTCTAATAGGATATCTATTCAATATGATTTCTTATTTGTTTATATAA
- a CDS encoding thioredoxin family protein encodes MVIKILGSGCANCSKLEENAKKAVLETGANAEVIKVEDFKEIMKYGVMRTPALVVDEKVKSFGKVLTVDEIKKLIQA; translated from the coding sequence ATGGTTATCAAAATTTTAGGTTCAGGTTGTGCAAACTGCAGCAAATTAGAGGAAAATGCTAAAAAGGCAGTGTTAGAAACGGGGGCTAATGCTGAAGTGATTAAGGTTGAGGATTTCAAAGAAATAATGAAATATGGTGTTATGAGGACCCCTGCTTTAGTTGTTGATGAAAAGGTTAAATCATTTGGTAAGGTTTTAACTGTTGATGAAATAAAAAAATTAATTCAAGCTTAA
- a CDS encoding ArsR/SmtB family transcription factor codes for MNRDELLVKIFKALGHPIRFKIIKYLLDGPKCVCVLNQDIEFSQSNLSQHLRILKEAGIVESEKVGLNIHYRLADEQVKNLIHIVQNIIENKLKRYEEE; via the coding sequence ATGAATAGGGATGAATTATTGGTTAAGATATTTAAGGCACTTGGACATCCTATTAGATTTAAAATAATCAAATACTTATTGGATGGGCCAAAATGTGTTTGCGTGTTAAATCAAGATATTGAATTTTCTCAGTCCAATCTTTCGCAACACTTAAGAATTTTAAAAGAAGCAGGGATTGTAGAAAGTGAAAAGGTTGGGTTGAACATTCACTATAGACTTGCGGATGAACAGGTTAAGAATCTGATTCATATAGTTCAAAATATAATCGAAAATAAATTAAAAAGATATGAGGAGGAATAA